The following are encoded in a window of Leishmania mexicana MHOM/GT/2001/U1103 complete genome, chromosome 3 genomic DNA:
- a CDS encoding putative U2 splicing auxiliary factor: MTAHVDRCAFFSKMGACRHGDQCTKLHYRPDTSPTVLFPLMYPNPHAIAHIKDREWTFELDKKYLKKHFEHFYKEVWRTFMEFGRIAELRVVSNLGDHLLGNVYIRFEDPQVATRIVKELRGKKLNDVIVLPELSPVTNFAEACCKEDLENRCQRGEQCNYLHIMKVSRRLLEKLEKEQSKYWKKKEKRHEHDSGDRKRSRSRSPADTRW; this comes from the coding sequence ATGACGGCCCACGTTGATcgctgcgccttcttctccaaGATGGGTGCGTGCCGGCACGGCGATCAGTGCACTAAGCTACACTATCGCCCCGACACATCGCCGACGGTGCTGTTCCCTCTGATGTACCCAAACCCGCACGCCATTGCGCACATCAAGGACCGCGAGTGGACCTTCGAGCTGGACAAAAAGTATCTGAAGAAGCATTTTGAGCACTTTTATAAGGAGGTGTGGCGCACCTTCATGGAGTTCGGCCGTATTGCCGAGCTGCGCGTCGTGAGCAACCTCGGCGATCACCTCCTGGGCAACGTGTACATCCGCTTCGAGGATCCGCAGGTCGCCACGCGCATcgtgaaggagctgcgcggcaAGAAACTGAACGACGTCATTGTGCTGCCTGAGCTGTCGCCTGTCACGAACTTCGCCGAGGCGTGCTGCAAGGAGGATCTCGAGAACCGTTGCCAGCGCGGTGAGCAGTGCAACTACCTCCACATCATGAAGGTGtcccgccgcctcctcgagaaGCTTGAGAAGGAGCAGTCCAAGTACTGGAAaaagaaggagaagcgccACGAGCATGACAGCGGCGACCGGAAGCGTAGCCGCTCGCGGTCGCCTGCTGACACGCGCTGGTAG
- a CDS encoding delta-1-pyrroline-5-carboxylate dehydrogenase,putative codes for MDNFEPGSASAKGTLEACTAARGEVRECPIMIGGKPYTSSNIIKGIMPSDHQVQIAKAYNATPELAKKAVEAAVEASKEWSQVPFRDRAAIFYKAAHLLSTKYRHEMRAVTMLGQSKNPWQAEIDCVAEACDFIRWNIHFAEELYAQQPRSVSNSGVWNTTDYRPLEGFVSAITPFNFTAIAANLAGTPALMGNTVVWKPSPTAVLSNYLMYKIMEEAGLPAGVINFVPCEPAVMDSAVNADPRLAAVVFTGSTRVFTEINKNVFSRLETYHNFPRISGETGGKDFHLVHPSADMKHVAAGTIRGAFEFQGQKCSACSRLYAPRSCWEQLKALLIKGQKQVKMGQPDDFRSFMCAVIDETSFNKNNKYIEIAKADPSTYEIVVGGKCDKTRGYFVEPTIIETKDPRAQLMREEIFGPVLTVFVYDDSKPGYWEEVCKLVDSTTKYGLTGAVFSRERAPIRQADKHLRYTAGNYYVNDKCTGAVVGQQPFGGSRLSGSNDKPGAGQFVTRFVSARSIKENFDVTPTISYPHQLPDVYTL; via the coding sequence ATGGACAACTTCGAGCCGGGCTCTGCCTCCGCGAAGGGGACGCTGGAGGCCTGCACGGCGGCTCGCGGGGAGGTGCGGGAATGCCCCATCATGATTGGCGGCAAGCCGTACACCTCCTCGAACATCATCAAGGGAATCATGCCCTCAGATCACCAGGTGCAGATCGCCAAGGCCTACAACGCGACGCCGGAGCTCGCGAAGAAGGCTGtggaggcggctgtggaggcCTCCAAGGAGTGGAGTCAGGTGCCCTTCCGCGACCGCGCAGCCATCTTCTACAAGGCGGCACACCTCCTGTCAACCAAATACCGCCACGAGATGCGCGCCGTGACGATGCTAGGCCAGAGCAAGAATCCGTGGCAGGCGGAGATCGACTGCGTCGCCGAGGCCTGCGACTTCATCCGCTGGAACATCCACTTTGCTGAGGAGCTGtacgcacagcagccgcgctcCGTCTCGAACAGCGGCGTGTGGAACACGACGGACTACCGTCCGCTCGAGGGGTTTGTGTCGGCCATCACGCCGTTCAACTTTACGGCCATCGCCGCGAACCTCGCTGGCACGCCGGCGCTGATGGGTAACACGGTGGTCTGGAAGCCGAGCccgacggcggtgctctcGAACTACCTCATGTACAAGAtcatggaggaggcggggctgCCGGCGGGCGTCATCAACTTTGTGCCGTGCGAGCCGGCGGTGATGGACAGCGCCGTGAACGCCGACccgcgcctcgccgccgtcgtcttcACGGGCTCGACCCGCGTCTTTACCGAAATCAACAAGAACGTCTTCAGCCGCCTCGAGACGTACCACAACTTTCCGCGCATCTCCGGCGAGACGGGCGGCAAGGACTTCCATCTCGTCCACCCTTCCGCCGACATGAAGCACGTGGCAGCCGGCACCATCCGTGGCGCCTTCGAGTTCCAAGGACAGAAgtgcagcgcgtgctcgcggCTGTACGCGCCAAGGAGCTGCTGGGAGCAGCTGAAGGCATTGCTCATCAAGGGGCAGAAGCAGGTCAAGATGGGCCAGCCGGACGACTTCAGGAGCTTCATGTGCGCCGTCATCGACGAGACGTCCTTCAACAAGAATAACAAATACATCGAAATCGCCAAGGCGGACCCGAGCACCTACGAGATCGTTGTGGGGGGTAAGTGCGACAAGACGAGGGGGTACTTCGTTGAGCCGACCATCATCGAGACGAAGgacccgcgcgcgcagctcatGCGCGAGGAGATCTTTGGCCCCGTGCTGACGGTGTTTGTGTATGACGACAGTAAGCCGGGGTACTGGGAGGAGGTGTGCAAGCTCGTCGACTCGACCACGAAGTACGGCCTGACCGGTGCCGTCTTCTCTCGCGAGCGAGCGCCGATCAGGCAGGCGGACAAGCACCTGCGCTACACGGCGGGCAACTACTACGTGAACGACAAGTGCACCGGTGCCGTCGTTGGCCAGCAGCCGTTCGGCGGCTCGCGCCTGAGCGGCTCAAACGACAAGCCGGGCGCCGGCCAGTTCGTCACCCGCTTCGTCTCGGCCCGCTCCATCAAGGAGAACTTCGACGTGACACCCACCATCTCGTACCCGCACCAGCTGCCTGATGTGTACACGCTGTag
- a CDS encoding putative protein kinase: MDYIPADLSSVIKNGAITLDESVVRYITCQLLLALRALHRCKVLHRDVSTRNILIHYNSQVFLCDFGLSRFFDPDEQLSFGVVTQWYRAPEIILDAAYSYASDVWSVGVILGELLLRRHLFPGKSNDSANQLQLIFHLVGTPSKDVFDADRSFGRASQNAKNYALAYIERRPCPSTLVNLLSTAPVLHHSTIAAVPPLAVQLAEQLLQFDPAKRPSADEALRHPWFDPCRAFIEEVVQHQDEEEIPVFTQTQNMNVEELVKRIEEVVPVFSEDLLVEDDGGGAANSA, from the coding sequence ATGGACTACATCCCGGCCGACCTTTCATCTGTAATCAAGAACGGCGCCATCACGCTTGACGAGAGCGTCGTGCGGTACATAACgtgccagctgctgctggcactgcgcgcgctgcaccgctgcaaggtgctgcaccgcgacgTGAGCACCCGCAATATTCTGATCCACTACAACTCGCAGGTGTTCCTGTGCGACTTTGGCCTCAGCCGCTTCTTCGACCCGGATGAGCAGCTCAGTTTCGGGGTCGTGACGCAGTGGTACCGCGCGCCGGAGATCATCCTCGACGCGGCCTACAGTTACGCGAGCGATGTGTGGAGTGTTGGCGTCATCctcggcgagctgctgctgcgccgccacctgtTCCCTGGAAAGTCAAACGACTCTGCGAATCAGCTGCAGCTCATCTTTCACCTGGTCGGCACGCCCTCCAAGGATGTCTTCGACGCGGATCGCTCCTTCGGCCGCGCCAGCCAGAACGCCAAGAACTACGCGCTAGCTTACATCGAACGCCGCCCGTGCCCGTCCACGCTAGTGAATCTCTTGTCCACCgcaccggtgctgcaccACTCGACCATCgccgcagtgccgccgctggcagtGCAGCTTgccgagcagctcctgcagtTCGACCCGGCCAAGCGACCGAGCGCCGACGAGGCCCTGCGACACCCGTGGTTTGACCCGTGCCGCGCCTTCATTgaagaggtggtgcagcaccaGGACGAGGAAGAAATCCCGGTGTTCACTCAGACGCAGAACATGAACGTTGAGGAGCTGGTGAAGCGCatcgaggaggtggtgccggTATTCTCTGAGGATCTGCTCgtggaggacgacggcggcggtgccgcgaaCAGTGCGTAG
- a CDS encoding putative long chain fatty Acyl CoA synthetase, with the protein MSSTREDELTSLRNEWYAGGSCLSTLEGLCKERGKRTCLAYRKLKTIERAETTTSDGRKKVLETYVFEPELKTMSYTRFWKSIVNFGRGLHEIGLTKGNTVSIFEETRWQWLCTMYSCWSQDLLVSTVYANLGEDALQYALNEAQCNAIVCNGSKVADVLRMFKVIEAPKDTKVIYLDELPPSVMSEEYELYAWNDVMLRGKSSEASCCIPNGAESKDELALIMYTSGTTGNPKGVMHTHGSLYCGCMTISQRINDLLGEMKEQEWYCSYLPLAHIMELAVTSVLMMRGVIIGYGSPRTLLDTFAKPYGDLTAYRPLVFVAVPRVFDSMKRAVEEKLPPPGSLKRRIFDKAYQTRLKALKNGCDTPFYNKRVFANARKVLGCRVYAMLSGGGPLSASTQEFINVVFGMVIQGWGMTESVACGCIQRTGNLDYNCVGQVLKTAEVQLLDTEEFKHTDQPEPRGELLLRGPFLFKGYYKQPEQTREALDDEGWLHTGDVASMASNGTVRIIGRVKALAKNANGEYLALEMLESIYGTNEIAVPNGVCVLVDPHRSYITIIVLTTEKLVKAFMEKHKVKNGEFPAILDDAEFVSLALQSLQKTARDANRCSFEIVQGVKLLNEEWTPENGVLTAAMKLKRRVINENYADIICKLFEKNQ; encoded by the coding sequence ATGTCGAGTACGCGCGAAGACGAGCTGACAAGCCTACGCAACGAGTGGTACGCGGGCGGCTCCTGCCTTTCCACTCTCGAGGGCCTCTGCAAGGAGCGCGGCAAGCGCACATGCCTGGCTTACCGGAAGCTGAAGACCATCGAGAGGGCCGAGACCACCACCAGTGATGGCCGCAAGAAAGTGCTGGAGACGTATGTCTTTGAGCCGGAGCTGAAGACCATGAGCTACACCCGCTTCTGGAAGAGCATCGTCAACTTTGGGCGCGGTCTCCACGAGATCGGCCTCACGAAGGGCAACACAGTCTCCATCTTCGAGGAGACCCGCTGGCAGTGGCTGTGTACCATGTACAGCTGTTGGTCGCAGGACCTCCTCGTGTCCACTGTGTACGCCAACCTCGGTGAGGACGCGCTCCAGTACGCCTTGAACGAGGCTCAGTGCAATGCGATCGTGTGCAACGGCTCCAAGGTGGCGGACGTGCTCAGGATGTTCAAGGTAATCGAGGCGCCCAAGGACACCAAAGTCATCTACCTCGATGAGTTGCCGCCCTCGGTGATGTCAGAGGAGTACGAGCTGTATGCGTGGAACGACGTGATGCTGCGTGGCAAGAGCAGCGAggccagctgctgcatccCCAATGGCGCCGAGAGCAAGGATGAGCTCGCCCTCATCATGTATAcgagcggcaccaccggcaaCCCGAAGGGCgtcatgcacacgcacggcagCCTCTACTGCGGCTGCATGACGATCAGTCAGCGAATCAACGACCTGCTAGGGGAGATGAAGGAGCAGGAGTGGTACTGCTCGTACCTCCCCCTTGCCCACATCATGGAGCTCGCCGTCACATCGGTGCTCATGATGCGCGGTGTCATCATCGGTTACGGCAGCCCACGCACGCTTCTGGACACCTTCGCCAAGCCGTACGGCGACCTGACCGCGTACCGGCCTCTCGTCTTCGTCGCTGTCCCGCGTGTCTTTGATAGCATGAAGAGGGCCGTTGAGGAGAAGCTGCCGCCTCCGGGGTCTTTGAAGCGCAGGATCTTCGACAAGGCCTACCAGACGCGTCTCAAGGCGCTCAAGAATGGCTGCGACACGCCCTTCTACAACAAGAGGGTTTTCGCCAATGCCCGTAAGGTGCTGGGCTGCCGCGTGTACGCGATGctcagtggcggcggcccgcTCTCGGCGTCCACGCAGGAGTTCATCAACGTGGTCTTTGGCATGGTGATCCAGGGCTGGGGCATGACAGAGTCAGTTGCCTGCGGCTGTATCCAGCGCACGGGCAACCTTGACTACAACTGCGTTGGCCAGGTCCTCAAGAcagcggaggtgcagctgtTGGACACGGAGGAGTTCAAGCACACGGATCAGCCAGAGCCGCGCGGtgagttgctgctgcgcgggcCCTTCCTCTTCAAGGGCTACTACAAGCAACCGGAGCAGACCCGGGAGGCGCTAGACGATGAAGGGTGGCTCCACACCGGCGACGTGGCTTCCATGGCTTCGAACGGCACCGTACGCATCATTGGCCGCGTCAAGGCGCTCGCCAAGAATGCCAACGGGGAATATTTGGCGCTTGAGATGCTGGAGAGCATCTACGGCACGAACGAAATCGCCGTGCCGAACGGCGTCTGCGTGCTCGTCGACCCGCACCGCAGCTACATCACCATCATCGTCTTGACCACCGAGAAGCTGGTGAAGGCGTTCATGGAAAAGCACAAGGTTAAGAACGGCGAATTTCCTGCCATCCTGGACGACGCGGAGTTCGTGAGCCTGGCGCTCCAAAGTCTCCAGAAGACTGCCCGTGACGCGAACCGCTGCTCGTTCGAGATTGTGCAGGGCGTGAAGCTGCTGAACGAGGAGTGGACACCGGAGAATGGCGTGCTGACGGCCGCCATGAAGCTCAAGCGCCGCGTCATCAATGAAAATTACGCGGATATCATCTGCAAGCTCTTCGAGAAGAATCAGTAG